One genomic segment of Prosthecobacter fusiformis includes these proteins:
- a CDS encoding RHS repeat-associated core domain-containing protein — protein sequence MCRPSIPLIPEDYSPGILSSGYYNYGYRYYSPELGRWLSRDPIGEEVFRQSSK from the coding sequence GTGTGCCGCCCTTCAATCCCGCTGATACCAGAAGACTATTCGCCTGGCATCTTATCCTCTGGTTACTACAATTACGGCTACCGGTATTACTCACCGGAGCTGGGGCGGTGGCTGTCGAGGGATCCGATTGGGGAAGAAGTTTTCAGGCAAAGCTCAAAGTAG